In Gammaproteobacteria bacterium (ex Lamellibrachia satsuma), a single genomic region encodes these proteins:
- a CDS encoding TraB/GumN family protein, giving the protein MTAGQQEPQIDIELDGSRITLLGTAHVSRASAEKVTELLKSGEYNAVAVELCPSRYNALLNPDALAKMDLFKVVREGRVPLVMASLALGAYQQRLADQFGIEPGAEQREAIRIAREANLPLLLIDREIGVTLKRVSRNLAWWKRFGLFAGLLATIVSKEEVDEAEIERLKEGDMLETTFAEFAEDRQDLYLPLIDERDRYMSARLREEIEQAGHENLLVVIGAGHMQGIAGYLETEQDPPKKIIENLERIPKPSRWPKLIPWAIVALVMVGFLIGFMRSPELGWQLVMDWVLINGGLSALGALLAAAHPITVITAFLAAPITSLNPTIGAGMVTAGMEIFLRKPTVADFGALRNDTTSLKGWWRNRVSRILLVFFLSTLGSAVGTYLAGFRIFERLAG; this is encoded by the coding sequence ATGACTGCAGGGCAACAGGAACCACAGATTGATATCGAGCTGGATGGCAGCCGGATTACCCTGCTGGGCACCGCGCACGTATCACGCGCCAGTGCAGAGAAGGTAACGGAGCTGCTCAAGAGCGGAGAGTACAATGCCGTCGCAGTGGAACTCTGCCCCAGTCGCTATAACGCCCTGCTAAACCCCGACGCCCTTGCGAAGATGGACCTCTTCAAAGTCGTGCGCGAGGGACGGGTACCCCTGGTGATGGCAAGCCTGGCCCTTGGTGCCTATCAACAACGGCTGGCTGACCAGTTCGGCATAGAACCCGGCGCAGAACAGCGTGAAGCGATCCGCATTGCCCGCGAGGCAAACCTGCCACTATTGCTCATCGACCGGGAGATCGGCGTCACCCTGAAGCGGGTCTCCCGTAATCTGGCCTGGTGGAAACGCTTCGGCCTCTTCGCTGGGCTGCTCGCCACTATCGTCTCCAAAGAGGAGGTGGATGAGGCCGAGATCGAACGTCTCAAAGAGGGCGACATGCTGGAGACCACCTTCGCGGAGTTTGCTGAAGACCGGCAGGACCTCTACCTCCCACTCATCGACGAACGGGATCGCTATATGTCGGCCCGGCTACGTGAGGAGATCGAACAGGCAGGACATGAAAACCTGCTGGTGGTCATCGGCGCAGGACACATGCAGGGCATCGCCGGATATTTGGAGACAGAGCAGGATCCCCCAAAAAAGATCATCGAAAACCTCGAACGGATTCCCAAACCAAGCCGCTGGCCAAAACTGATCCCCTGGGCAATCGTCGCCCTGGTGATGGTGGGTTTTTTGATCGGCTTCATGCGCAGTCCGGAACTCGGCTGGCAGCTGGTGATGGACTGGGTACTCATCAACGGCGGCCTCTCAGCCCTTGGCGCACTATTGGCCGCTGCCCACCCCATAACGGTGATCACCGCATTTCTGGCAGCCCCGATCACCTCTCTCAACCCCACCATCGGCGCAGGCATGGTTACCGCCGGCATGGAGATCTTTCTGCGCAAACCCACGGTGGCCGATTTTGGCGCGCTGCGCAACGATACCACTTCTCTCAAAGGCTGGTGGCGCAACCGGGTCTCCCGCATTCTGCTGGTCTTTTTCCTGAGCACACTGGGGTCGGCAGTCGGCACCTATCTGGCGGGATTTCGGATATTTGAACGGTTGGCGGGTTAG
- a CDS encoding multifunctional CCA addition/repair protein, which produces MEVYLVGGALRDRLLGLPVVERDYVVVGATPQMMLEWGFKQVGKDFPVFLHPQTSEEYALARTLRNPVSGSRFPEPHAAPDVTLKEDLARRDLTINAIAESETGEIFDPFQGRRDLRAKCLRHVSPAFSEDPVRVLRVARFMAKYCGLGFQIAPETLSLMREISAAGSLETVAPERVWQELEKALLLPNPNLFIETLRQCGALAALFPELDCLWGVPQPPKWHPEIDTGLHTLMALVMAARLSDDPLVRFAALTHDLGKGNTSAEILPSHHGHEGRGARIIRLLCERLRVPTHYRLLAERCATYHGHIHRLDDLRPGTVLKVLEGLDAFRQPENVARFLLVCEADYRGRGGFEERSYPQASRFNDLFQAATQIDKEELKRMKPGKAVGDAIRVLRLEAIKAVM; this is translated from the coding sequence ATGGAGGTCTACCTTGTCGGCGGCGCCCTGCGTGACAGACTGCTCGGACTGCCGGTGGTTGAGCGGGACTATGTGGTAGTGGGTGCCACCCCGCAGATGATGCTGGAATGGGGCTTCAAACAGGTGGGCAAGGATTTCCCCGTTTTTCTCCATCCTCAGACCAGTGAAGAGTATGCGCTGGCCCGTACCCTGCGAAATCCTGTTTCAGGTAGCCGTTTTCCTGAACCTCACGCCGCCCCGGATGTCACCTTGAAAGAGGATCTGGCGCGTCGTGATCTCACCATCAATGCGATAGCCGAGAGTGAAACGGGGGAGATTTTCGACCCTTTTCAGGGGCGCCGTGATCTGCGGGCAAAGTGCTTGCGGCATGTCTCCCCGGCTTTCAGTGAAGACCCGGTCCGGGTCTTGCGGGTCGCCCGTTTCATGGCGAAATACTGTGGTCTCGGATTTCAGATCGCCCCTGAGACGTTGTCTCTGATGCGGGAGATCAGCGCGGCCGGCTCCCTTGAAACAGTGGCGCCGGAACGGGTTTGGCAGGAGTTGGAGAAAGCATTGCTGCTGCCGAATCCCAACCTTTTTATTGAAACCCTGCGGCAATGTGGTGCCCTTGCCGCGTTATTCCCTGAGCTCGATTGCCTCTGGGGTGTGCCGCAGCCGCCCAAATGGCATCCTGAGATCGATACCGGTCTGCATACGCTGATGGCCCTGGTGATGGCGGCCCGTCTGTCCGATGATCCCCTGGTGCGTTTTGCCGCGCTGACCCACGATCTGGGGAAAGGGAACACATCGGCGGAGATTCTGCCCAGCCATCACGGGCATGAAGGGCGCGGCGCGCGAATCATCCGGTTATTGTGTGAGCGGCTCAGAGTGCCGACTCACTACCGTCTTCTTGCTGAGCGTTGTGCAACCTACCATGGCCACATCCACCGCCTGGATGATTTGAGACCGGGTACAGTATTGAAGGTGCTGGAGGGACTGGACGCCTTTCGCCAGCCGGAGAACGTTGCGCGTTTTCTGCTGGTCTGCGAGGCGGATTATCGTGGACGAGGAGGGTTTGAGGAGCGGTCCTATCCCCAGGCGTCGCGTTTCAACGATCTGTTTCAGGCAGCGACACAGATTGATAAAGAGGAATTGAAGCGAATGAAACCGGGCAAGGCGGTGGGTGACGCGATCCGGGTATTGCGGCTGGAGGCGATCAAGGCTGTGATGTGA
- a CDS encoding DUF4124 domain-containing protein, with translation MVMIKHLLFCLLLLPVFSVAYAETVYRSVDESGQVTYSDAPGKGRSDMVKMPSGPSEEAKRETQAREKEIRDAANKAGRQRQSGDQQRAVNISEAERNLQAAEARLGDAKILRDEDRQSTAGGGRRIRPEYFERIKQEEAAVEAARKTLQQARNGR, from the coding sequence ATGGTCATGATCAAACACTTACTGTTTTGTTTGCTGTTGTTGCCGGTTTTCTCGGTGGCATATGCGGAAACCGTCTATCGTTCGGTGGATGAGTCGGGGCAGGTGACCTATTCCGACGCGCCGGGAAAGGGTCGGTCGGATATGGTAAAGATGCCGTCCGGGCCATCCGAGGAAGCAAAGCGGGAGACCCAGGCTCGGGAGAAAGAGATCAGAGATGCCGCCAACAAGGCCGGGCGTCAACGGCAGTCAGGAGATCAGCAGCGTGCCGTCAATATCAGTGAAGCCGAACGGAATTTGCAGGCGGCGGAGGCCAGGTTGGGCGATGCTAAGATCCTGCGGGATGAGGATCGTCAATCCACGGCTGGCGGGGGTCGTCGTATCCGCCCCGAGTATTTCGAACGCATCAAGCAGGAAGAGGCAGCCGTTGAGGCGGCACGGAAAACACTGCAACAGGCACGAAACGGACGTTGA
- a CDS encoding PilZ domain-containing protein, with translation MNDYAEKRDFLRMNIECPARFRIVGGKNVSAAVVKNLSSTGILLESEQSLEPGTQLAVEIMPGKTITPPLSAEACVIRSYPSDEGNFNIACNIERILKDHEVHADFP, from the coding sequence ATGAATGACTATGCCGAAAAGCGTGACTTTTTGCGGATGAACATCGAATGCCCGGCCCGTTTCCGCATCGTTGGAGGGAAAAATGTCTCCGCTGCAGTGGTCAAGAATCTGAGCAGCACCGGCATACTGCTGGAGTCTGAGCAATCACTCGAGCCAGGCACCCAGCTTGCAGTGGAGATCATGCCGGGAAAGACTATCACGCCGCCGCTATCCGCCGAAGCATGCGTCATAAGAAGCTATCCGTCGGATGAGGGCAACTTCAATATCGCCTGCAACATTGAACGCATTCTCAAGGATCACGAAGTCCACGCCGACTTCCCCTGA
- a CDS encoding DUF3683 domain-containing protein translates to MNEQPVQRIREIPYNYTSFSDREIVIRFLGEEMWRIIEALRGSRRTGRSARMLFEVLGDMWVITRNPYLQDDLLQNPERRRALINALTHRLDQFESRANDNAQALTLLEAARSAVSTFSSLFEQQIELRRRTQRNLIGLTRKDNIDFSGLARVAHATDATDWRVEIPFVVITPDTEEEVAPVVRACINSGLTLIPRGGGTGYTGSAVPLDPHCAVINTEKLEQLGAIETLSLPGVNGKVPTIASGAGVVTRRVSELAEADSLAFAVDPTSQDASTIGGNIAMNAGGKKAVLWGTTLDNLASWRMVTPDGEWLEVERLDHNLGKIHEQARVRFRISRFDADHNPLTADPEILEIPGSAFRKAGLGKDVTDKFLSGLPGVQKEGCDGLITSARFILHRMPVQARTLCLEFFGSDIGRAVPSIVEIKDYLDQQPDVLLVGLEHLDERYLKAVKYSTKAPRRERPKMVLLADIASDDETAVEAAASQVVRLANARDAEGFIAVSPEARRSFWVDRARTAAISAHTNAFKINEDVVIPLDQLADYSRGVERINIEESVGNKIRIADAVLECLTGDCGQRLMTDENEPSAESHKILQDKIDLAQQAVKQARGRWELILAQLDAPAAEHAQLLSGDEKEHIREDDRIIDLLLRRDLLISYRRDIASRLDEIFTGQDMRPLRHALREIHQDIRGTRLFVALHMHAGDGNVHTNIPVHSDDYEMLHQADRIVDRIMELATSLGGAISGEHGIGLTKLQYLETDKLDAFAAYKKQVDPQGWFNRGKLAADANLENAYTPSLRLLEQEAIILEASELGALNDEIKHCLRCGKCKPVCMTHIPRANLLYSPRNKILGTGLIIEAFLYEEQTRRGVSLQHLGEMNDIADHCTVCHKCEKPCPVNIDFGDVTTRIRKILVDKGQKKRNLGAQAAMTFLNISDPRTIRWMRKGMADWGFKGLSLGHRLAGNFGLLGKPDRLPVSSTGKPSPRTLAVELVSRPIRVKLQTQTLRAALNLEDKTTVPILSDPAKVTEESDAVFYFPGCGSERLYSEIGMATLAMLYELGTQTVLPPGYLCCGYPQNAAGLTDKGQAITTENRVLFHRIANTLNYMDIKTVILSCGTCMDQLLQYQFEKIFPGCRLLDIHEYLMEKGVKLSGDQPTNYLYHDPCHSPMKTYNPVAVASALTGKEVLLSDRCCGEAGTLGTSRPDIATQLRFRKSAELHKGKSLLPKGGGCNVKMLTACPACQQGLSRYSDETGLNVEYIVVETVRRLQGDSWYDNFQRTIQSGGIERILL, encoded by the coding sequence ATGAACGAACAGCCAGTTCAGCGTATTCGCGAGATCCCCTACAACTACACCTCCTTTTCAGACCGTGAGATCGTTATCCGTTTTCTCGGCGAGGAGATGTGGCGCATTATCGAGGCACTGCGAGGCTCTCGCCGCACCGGTCGCTCCGCCCGTATGCTGTTCGAGGTGCTTGGGGATATGTGGGTTATCACTCGCAACCCCTATCTGCAGGACGACCTGCTGCAAAACCCGGAACGCCGCCGGGCATTGATAAACGCATTGACTCACCGGCTCGATCAGTTCGAATCGCGGGCCAATGACAATGCTCAGGCGCTTACGCTGCTAGAGGCCGCGCGCAGTGCCGTCAGCACCTTCTCCAGTCTGTTCGAGCAGCAAATCGAACTGCGCCGCAGGACCCAACGCAACCTGATCGGCCTGACCCGCAAGGACAATATCGATTTCAGCGGCCTGGCACGGGTCGCTCACGCCACCGACGCCACCGACTGGCGCGTCGAGATCCCCTTTGTGGTCATCACCCCCGATACGGAGGAGGAAGTCGCCCCTGTCGTGCGCGCCTGCATAAACTCAGGCCTCACCCTCATTCCCCGTGGCGGAGGCACCGGTTACACTGGCAGTGCAGTGCCCCTCGACCCTCACTGCGCGGTGATCAATACCGAAAAACTTGAGCAACTGGGCGCCATAGAGACCCTCTCACTGCCCGGTGTAAACGGCAAGGTACCCACCATCGCCAGCGGTGCCGGAGTTGTCACGCGCCGGGTCTCGGAGCTGGCGGAGGCGGACAGCCTCGCCTTCGCCGTCGATCCCACCTCCCAGGACGCCTCCACCATCGGCGGCAATATCGCCATGAATGCCGGCGGCAAAAAGGCGGTGCTCTGGGGCACCACCCTCGACAATCTGGCCAGCTGGCGCATGGTCACACCTGACGGGGAGTGGCTGGAGGTCGAGCGCCTCGACCACAATCTGGGCAAGATCCACGAGCAGGCGCGGGTGCGCTTCCGTATCTCCCGTTTCGACGCCGATCACAACCCTCTCACCGCCGATCCTGAGATCCTGGAGATACCTGGCTCCGCGTTCCGCAAGGCGGGGCTCGGCAAGGATGTCACCGACAAGTTTCTCTCCGGTCTGCCGGGGGTACAGAAAGAGGGCTGCGATGGCCTGATCACTTCCGCCCGTTTCATACTGCACCGTATGCCGGTGCAGGCGCGCACCCTCTGTCTCGAATTCTTCGGCAGCGACATCGGCCGGGCGGTGCCGTCCATCGTCGAGATCAAGGATTATCTCGACCAACAGCCCGATGTGCTGCTGGTTGGGCTGGAGCATCTCGACGAGCGTTACCTCAAGGCAGTCAAGTACTCCACCAAGGCACCCCGCAGGGAACGTCCCAAGATGGTACTACTCGCAGACATCGCCAGTGACGACGAAACAGCGGTGGAAGCGGCTGCCTCGCAAGTGGTGCGGCTTGCCAACGCCCGGGACGCGGAGGGCTTCATTGCCGTCAGTCCTGAGGCCCGTCGCAGTTTCTGGGTGGACCGGGCACGTACAGCCGCCATCTCAGCCCACACCAATGCGTTCAAGATAAACGAGGACGTGGTGATCCCCCTGGATCAGCTGGCGGACTACAGCCGGGGTGTGGAGCGGATCAATATCGAAGAGTCGGTCGGCAATAAGATTCGCATCGCCGATGCAGTGCTTGAGTGTCTGACCGGCGATTGTGGTCAGCGGCTGATGACCGACGAAAACGAACCGAGCGCAGAGAGCCACAAGATCCTGCAAGACAAGATCGACCTTGCACAGCAGGCAGTGAAACAGGCACGGGGGCGCTGGGAATTGATCCTGGCACAACTGGATGCTCCGGCAGCAGAGCATGCCCAGCTGCTCAGCGGCGACGAAAAGGAGCATATCCGGGAAGATGACCGGATCATCGACCTGTTGTTACGCCGCGACCTGCTGATCTCCTACCGTCGGGACATCGCCAGCCGTCTCGATGAGATATTTACCGGCCAGGATATGAGGCCGTTGCGCCATGCGCTGCGGGAGATCCATCAAGACATTCGTGGTACCCGCCTGTTCGTTGCCCTGCACATGCACGCCGGTGACGGAAACGTGCACACCAACATCCCCGTTCACTCCGACGACTATGAGATGCTGCACCAGGCCGACCGGATCGTCGACCGCATCATGGAACTCGCCACCTCGCTGGGCGGCGCCATCTCCGGCGAACACGGCATCGGCCTTACCAAACTGCAGTATCTCGAAACAGACAAACTCGATGCCTTTGCGGCCTATAAAAAACAGGTCGACCCCCAAGGCTGGTTCAACCGGGGCAAGCTCGCTGCAGACGCCAACCTGGAAAATGCCTATACGCCATCCCTGCGCCTGCTGGAGCAGGAAGCGATTATCCTGGAGGCAAGTGAACTCGGCGCCCTCAACGATGAGATCAAGCACTGCCTGCGCTGCGGCAAATGCAAGCCGGTCTGCATGACCCATATCCCACGCGCCAACCTGCTCTACTCGCCCCGCAACAAGATTCTCGGCACAGGGCTGATCATCGAGGCCTTCCTCTACGAGGAGCAGACCCGGCGCGGCGTCTCCCTGCAGCATCTCGGCGAGATGAACGACATTGCGGATCACTGTACCGTCTGTCACAAGTGCGAGAAACCCTGCCCGGTCAACATCGATTTCGGTGATGTCACCACCCGGATTCGTAAGATACTGGTGGATAAGGGGCAGAAAAAACGCAATCTCGGTGCCCAGGCCGCGATGACCTTTCTCAATATTTCCGACCCTCGCACCATCCGCTGGATGCGCAAAGGCATGGCTGACTGGGGTTTCAAGGGGCTCAGTCTCGGACACCGGCTTGCAGGCAACTTTGGCCTGCTGGGCAAGCCCGACAGGCTGCCCGTCAGCTCCACCGGCAAACCCTCACCCCGCACCCTGGCGGTAGAACTTGTCAGCCGCCCCATCCGGGTGAAACTGCAGACACAGACCCTGCGTGCCGCCTTGAATCTGGAGGACAAGACCACTGTCCCAATCTTAAGTGACCCCGCAAAAGTCACTGAGGAGAGCGATGCTGTCTTCTACTTTCCCGGCTGCGGCTCAGAACGTCTCTACAGTGAGATCGGCATGGCCACTCTGGCGATGCTCTACGAACTCGGCACCCAAACGGTACTGCCACCGGGTTACCTCTGCTGCGGTTATCCGCAAAACGCCGCTGGCCTGACCGATAAAGGACAGGCCATCACCACCGAAAACCGGGTGCTGTTCCATCGAATTGCCAACACCCTTAACTACATGGATATCAAGACGGTGATTCTCTCCTGCGGCACCTGCATGGATCAGCTGTTACAGTATCAGTTTGAAAAAATATTTCCCGGTTGCCGCCTGCTCGACATCCATGAATACCTTATGGAGAAAGGGGTTAAGCTATCCGGAGATCAGCCGACAAACTATCTATATCACGATCCCTGCCACAGCCCGATGAAGACCTACAATCCGGTGGCAGTAGCCTCTGCACTGACCGGCAAGGAGGTTCTGCTTTCAGACCGCTGTTGCGGCGAAGCCGGCACACTGGGGACCAGTCGGCCCGATATCGCAACCCAACTGCGCTTTCGTAAATCTGCCGAGTTGCACAAAGGCAAATCACTGCTGCCAAAAGGGGGGGGATGCAACGTAAAAATGCTGACTGCCTGCCCCGCCTGCCAGCAGGGACTCAGCCGCTATAGCGACGAGACCGGACTCAATGTTGAATATATCGTGGTAGAGACCGTGCGCCGCTTGCAAGGTGACTCATGGTATGACAACTTTCAGCGCACAATACAAAGCGGTGGTATTGAACGAATCCTGTTATAG
- a CDS encoding c-type cytochrome — protein MSKSHNDPANIKCLRRPWRLFILLGGSLLPGSTIFAMEPIQPIPQHIEYDKQKAALGKKLFFDPILSKDQTVSCATCHDPETGGADYRTVSEGIFNRPGQMNSPTVFNSYFNFRQFWNGRASNLASQVSGPLHNPVEMGLTLEEVDLRLNQHPEYPRQFNSIYGKPRVDIDDMADAIAEFEKALYTPNAKFDRYLRGELELDKAALDGYRLFKKIGCAACHNGINIGGNSYQYLGAVIPVEWRKDQGDLHQRTGDPFDKNRYKVPSLRNIALTGPYLHDGSATSLNKVLKKMAFHNLGFELSEDQLTQLMAFLNTLTGDMPAILDTP, from the coding sequence ATGTCCAAATCACATAATGACCCGGCAAACATCAAATGCCTGAGACGCCCGTGGAGATTATTCATCCTGCTCGGGGGATCCCTGTTGCCTGGATCAACGATATTTGCCATGGAACCGATTCAACCCATTCCACAGCATATTGAGTATGACAAACAGAAGGCTGCTTTAGGAAAAAAGCTCTTTTTCGATCCCATTCTTTCTAAAGACCAGACCGTCTCTTGTGCCACTTGCCATGATCCTGAGACCGGTGGCGCGGACTACCGAACCGTTTCCGAAGGGATCTTCAACCGGCCGGGGCAGATGAATTCACCGACAGTTTTCAACTCCTATTTCAATTTCCGCCAGTTCTGGAACGGCCGTGCCAGCAACCTGGCCTCTCAGGTATCCGGTCCACTGCATAACCCTGTAGAGATGGGGCTGACCCTGGAGGAGGTGGACCTGCGACTCAATCAACACCCGGAATATCCTCGCCAGTTTAATTCCATCTACGGAAAACCCCGCGTCGACATAGACGATATGGCGGATGCCATTGCAGAATTCGAAAAGGCACTCTATACCCCCAACGCAAAATTCGACCGCTATCTGCGGGGTGAACTCGAACTGGATAAAGCCGCGCTGGACGGTTACCGGCTGTTCAAAAAGATCGGCTGCGCCGCCTGCCACAACGGTATCAATATCGGCGGCAACTCTTATCAATACCTGGGCGCCGTCATTCCTGTTGAATGGCGCAAGGATCAGGGTGATCTGCATCAACGCACCGGCGACCCTTTCGACAAGAATCGTTACAAGGTGCCCAGCCTGCGAAATATTGCACTAACGGGTCCCTATCTGCACGATGGCAGTGCCACGTCCCTGAACAAGGTATTGAAAAAGATGGCCTTTCACAATCTTGGTTTTGAGTTGTCGGAGGATCAGCTCACCCAGTTGATGGCCTTTCTCAATACTTTGACTGGCGATATGCCTGCCATCCTCGATACACCATGA